The window TTAATAAGCTCATTTGGCTTTTGCGGTAAAAACGTCACTACCTCTGTCATAAtcatttaactaaaataaaaatcctAAGTGATTTTGgatattttataacatttttcaAAATTGACCGGGTTGTTGGAAAAATTATGTCATCTCTCTTTGCCACGCCTATTCACTCTTTTCAGCATATTTTCATAATCTCTcccaattttatttttcttcctcTCATTTTCAATACAACTGACGACTATAAAACTAATGTTATAAAAGTATACCCCTTTTCTTGATATACAAtccaaataattattattttattatattcatttaaTTGTCATTAATGATCGTATgttctaatataatttttattatttatatttatatattaatattctattatatacATGTTAATATGTATCATATTTCGTCACAATCAATTCTGGATATCATCTAAATGAAAAGATATTTCATTATTGTGGGATTAAGAATccaacatataaaatataaaaaaaaacctacTCATATAACATTTTGAGAATAAGATTTTGACAATTTTTCTGCTCGATCGATCATGTAAATTAAGAAAGATTATAAATGTGTTATTTATATGTCCACTAGAAAATGTGCTAAaagagaaataaaattaaaaaaaattcgtcATTGTTGTAACAATAACCGACAAGAAATAATGGATGATTTAGGTGTGACCGAGTTGAGACTAAGATACAATTATTATGAGTGTGTAGTCAAAACAAAATCATACTATTATTTATGCATAACAAATACGTTTTTGAAATCAGTGTTTagtattcaaataaaaagttatattaaatcagggtttaaattaaaaatatgtgagtatcattattttttttaaacgaTCTGAGTATCATTAAGTGTTTTTAAAGCGATACATAATTGTGGTCTGaattgttttataatattttcgaATCGATACATGATTGGACCACTTGACTCTCTATTATCATATCCGGTGCTTTCGAATCGAAACATAATTGCGGCCTAAATTTTTCTCGAGTTACGGTTATTCTTTAGTTCTCcccaataaaaataataataacatttttataatatttttacataacTAAAAATCTCCTTTTGAGAAGAATATATCAACTAAACACATATTTTATAGTAAATCAATATAGGGTAGCGGTCCACAGCAACCGCTTAACCAACAGCCTAtttcctggccgttggatgcatatccagcggccaggatcatattaaaagtttaatgtgtccagcgcttttttagcgctggacaggGATTCCcacgtccagcgctaaaaaagcgctggacacattaaacttttaataagatcctggccgctggatatgcatccaacggccaggaaatggattgttgtttaaCCAGTCCCTGGCAGCCGTATGCCAGGGACCTGGTCCcatcaatatatatttcatcAAGAACCATGGAGTACAAATCAAAGATGAACGTTAAGCAATGTAAAAATTTCAGATAAAATTTACATGTAAAATCTTTACCAAGCTCAGCTTTTAATATAGTTATTCCATATAGAAAAACACCGTATATCGGGCCTATACAACAACGCCGCGCAGAAGATCACCCCTCTTTTTCTTCTCCCTCTCGCTGTTCCGAAGTGCAATATGAATTGAACACTACCAGAATCATACTCCAAATTAGCCCTAAACCCTGATTTTAACTTTGCCAAAAAGTTGTTAATTACCCCCAATGTAACATATATACAAAAAGACACCTTCGCGAACCCTAGAAGTGAATGTTCTAATTCCACATTTCAGTGAGTCTTCTCATCGTAAATGTAATTATTCACCCAACAGGCGATAATTTTATTCATGGTTAGTTACTCTATTTCTGTTCTAAACTTCACGCCTCTAGGTTAACTGTGTGTATCATTTTTAGTGTTGCATATGTAAAGTTGACCGTTTGTATATTTTTTGCATTGTTTTTAGGATTTTTAGCTGTTATATTGAAGAGTCTTATTTGCAAAGTGCTTACTTTGTTGCAGTTTATTGAAGCATTTTGTGTTTTGAAATTGGGTGTTGTATGTATGTGGTTAAAGTTGTTTTCTTTTCCGCTTTTAGTAATGTTTTTCAGAATGATGAATTGGAATTTTTGGAAACAGTATAGGTTGTGGGATCAAATGTAGAATGGTTCATGTATGGAAGATATGCATTGGAGAAACATGGATATAGGTTTGGGGGGTGGAAGTGTGGGAGATGATGTTGTGGTGGATATTGAAAATACTCTTAATGATGTTGACGAAGATATGGACAATAGCTCACCTGCGAATGGAACGGGGTTTATTGGTTTATTGGGGGTTGGCGCTGGACAGCTGTTTGTCCCTCTGGGAGACCCGGACCTTGAGCCTTATGAGGGAATGGAATTTGAATCCGAAGAGGCTGCCAAAGCATTTTATAACTCGTACGCCAGGCGTGTTGGCTTTAGTACGCGGGTTAGTTCTTCCCGGCGGTCGAGGAAGGATGGGGCAATTATTCAGCGGTCATTTGTTTGTGCCAAAGAAGGGTTCCGTAATTTAAATGAAAAGCGCACCAAGGATAGGGAGATCAAACGTCCTCGCACTATAACCCGAGTGGGATGCAAAGCAGCACTGTCTGTGAAGATACAAGAAGACTCTGGAAAATGGGTTGTTTCAAGTTTCGTTAAGGAGCACAATCATGAGTTGGTACCCCCTGACCAAGTTCATTGCTTACGTTCCCATCGGCAAATTTCAGGTCCTGCTAAGACATTGATTGACACCTTGCAGGCAGCTGGAATGGGTCCTCGCCGTATCATGTCAGCCTTGATTAAAGAATATGGAGGTATAAGCAAAGTTGGGTTCACCGAGGTGGACTGCAGGAATTACATGAGAAATAACCGCCAAAAAAGCTCAGAAGGTGACATTCAGCTGCTTTTGGATTATTTGAGACAAATGCATGCAGATAACCCATCCTTCTTCTATGCGGTGCAGGGCGATGAAGAACAATTTACTGGTAATGTTTTCTGGGCTGATCCAAAGGCAAGGACAAACTACACTTATTTTGGTGATACCGTGACATTTGATACAACTTACAGGTCGAATAGATATCGCCTGCCTTTTGCACCTTTTACCGGGGTGAATCATCATGGACAACCAGTGTTGTTTGGGTGTGCTTTCCTTACAACTGAATCAGAATTATCATTTATCTGGCTATTTAGGACATGGCTTACTGCGATGTCCGGACGTCCTCCAGTATCAATTACAACAGACTATGATGCATTGATAGGTTCAGCTGTCAAGCAGGTATTTCCGCAGGCCCGTCATCGTTTCTGCAAATGGCACATTTTGAAGAAATGCCAAGAGAAGTTGTCCCATATGTTTCTTCAACATCCAAATTTTGAAGCAGACTTCCATAAATGTGTGAACTTGACTGATTCGGtcgatgagtttgagtctttcTGGTTTTCTCTAGTTGATAAGTATGATCTCAAGGATCATGAATGGCTTCAAACATTATACTCTGTTCGCCGGCAATGGGTGCTAGTATATATACGTGATAGTTTTTTTGCAGAAATGTCTATAACCCAACGCAGTGATAGTATGAACTCTTATTTCGATGGGTATGTGAATGCTTCAACTAGTttaaatcaattctttaaattatatgaaaaagcATTGGAGAGTCGAAATGAGAAAGAAGTAAAAGCTGATTATGACACGATGAAGGGTTCTCCTGTTTTGAGGACCCCTTCTCCAATGGAGAAACAAGCATCTGAGTTGTACACAAGAAAATTATTCACAAGATTTCAGGAGGAGCTAGTTGGGACTCTTACTTATATGGCTTCAAAAGTGGAGGACGATGGAGAAATCACGACTTACCAGGTCGCAAAATATGGGGAGAATCATAAAGCAAACTATGTTAAATTTAATGTCCTAGGTATGAGAGCTAAATGTAGCTGCAAGATGTTTGAGTTCTCCGGTCTTCTTTGTAGGCATGTGCTGGCTGTCTTTAGAGTTACAAATGTTCTTACTCTTCCATCTCATTATGTTTTGAAAAGATGGACAATTAACGCGAAAAGCAGTATTATTTTGGAAGAGCGTTCCACTAACACATATAGCAGCTATTTGGAGTCTCATATTTTCCGATATAATAATCTACGCCATGAAGCCTTTAAATTTGTGGATGAAGGTGCAGAATCAGTTGATACTTACAATGTGGCATTAGATGCTCTACAAGAGGCTTCTAATAGAGTTGCTTTTGCCATTAAGAATGAGGGGAAAATAGCAAC of the Daucus carota subsp. sativus chromosome 4, DH1 v3.0, whole genome shotgun sequence genome contains:
- the LOC108219448 gene encoding protein FAR1-RELATED SEQUENCE 5 isoform X1, which produces MEDMHWRNMDIGLGGGSVGDDVVVDIENTLNDVDEDMDNSSPANGTGFIGLLGVGAGQLFVPLGDPDLEPYEGMEFESEEAAKAFYNSYARRVGFSTRVSSSRRSRKDGAIIQRSFVCAKEGFRNLNEKRTKDREIKRPRTITRVGCKAALSVKIQEDSGKWVVSSFVKEHNHELVPPDQVHCLRSHRQISGPAKTLIDTLQAAGMGPRRIMSALIKEYGGISKVGFTEVDCRNYMRNNRQKSSEGDIQLLLDYLRQMHADNPSFFYAVQGDEEQFTGNVFWADPKARTNYTYFGDTVTFDTTYRSNRYRLPFAPFTGVNHHGQPVLFGCAFLTTESELSFIWLFRTWLTAMSGRPPVSITTDYDALIGSAVKQVFPQARHRFCKWHILKKCQEKLSHMFLQHPNFEADFHKCVNLTDSVDEFESFWFSLVDKYDLKDHEWLQTLYSVRRQWVLVYIRDSFFAEMSITQRSDSMNSYFDGYVNASTSLNQFFKLYEKALESRNEKEVKADYDTMKGSPVLRTPSPMEKQASELYTRKLFTRFQEELVGTLTYMASKVEDDGEITTYQVAKYGENHKANYVKFNVLGMRAKCSCKMFEFSGLLCRHVLAVFRVTNVLTLPSHYVLKRWTINAKSSIILEERSTNTYSSYLESHIFRYNNLRHEAFKFVDEGAESVDTYNVALDALQEASNRVAFAIKNEGKIATKSGRDKEDLSSRETHSTWNHDGGMGQQLSEDDMDRKIRELTEELDSANRKSEFYRVNLFSVLQNIEQHKQELSLKVENIKLSMRNAESFSGDML
- the LOC108219448 gene encoding protein FAR1-RELATED SEQUENCE 5 isoform X2, encoding MEDMHWRNMDIGLGGGSVGDDVVVDIENTLNDVDEDMDNSSPANGTGFIGLLGVGAGQLFVPLGDPDLEPYEGMEFESEEAAKAFYNSYARRVGFSTRVSSSRRSRKDGAIIQRSFVCAKEGFRNLNEKRTKDREIKRPRTITRVGCKAALSVKIQEDSGKWVVSSFVKEHNHELVPPDQVHCLRSHRQISGPAKTLIDTLQAAGMGPRRIMSALIKEYGGISKVGFTEVDCRNYMRNNRQKSSEGDIQLLLDYLRQMHADNPSFFYAVQGDEEQFTGNVFWADPKARTNYTYFGDTVTFDTTYRSNRYRLPFAPFTGVNHHGQPVLFGCAFLTTESELSFIWLFRTWLTAMSGRPPVSITTDYDALIGSAVKQVFPQARHRFCKWHILKKCQEKLSHMFLQHPNFEADFHKCVNLTDSVDEFESFWFSLVDKYDLKDHEWLQTLYSVRRQWVLVYIRDSFFAEMSITQRSDSMNSYFDGYVNASTSLNQFFKLYEKALESRNEKEVKADYDTMKGSPVLRTPSPMEKQASELYTRKLFTRFQEELVGTLTYMASKVEDDGEITTYQVAKYGENHKANYVKFNVLGMRAKCSCKMFEFSGLLCRHVLAVFRVTNVLTLPSHYVLKRWTINAKSSIILEERSTNTYSSYLESHIFRYNNLRHEAFKFVDEGAESVDTYNVALDALQEASNRVAFAIKNEGKIATKSGRDKEDLSSRETHSTWNHDGGMGQQLSEDDMDRKIRELTEELDSANRKSEFYRVNLFSVLQNIEQHKQELSLKVENIKLSMRNGM